The following nucleotide sequence is from Alteromonas sp. V450.
GAAGATGAAAGCGCAGAAGTTGTAAAGCTACAAGCTAACGGCTGATAATTTAGGCGCGCCTCTCCTTTGCGTCGTTATGATGAGCAATTAATAAGAGCAATTGCCGCTTTAGGCTGATGAGATCTGATAGCATAGCTATACGCAAAAATGTTATTTGATAACATTACCTCAACGCGGCAATGTGTTTTCTCTGGTTTTCAACTGGGTGAACAGACGTGTCGCTTTTGCTAATGTGAACATAAGACGTAAATACAGGTCGGGCTTAGCGTGAATACCATCAATAAAAACAATAGCACTCACTTCCAGCGCAACGCAGTGATAAAAGAGCGCAACACAGCGATTGAAGTTAGCAATTTACAGTTTTCGTACACCAAAGAAAGCACGCCTATCATCGACATTAAAGCGTGGCAAGTTTCGCAAGGTGAGCACGTTTTTCTCTCAGGGCCTTCGGGTAGCGGGAAGAGCACATTGCTCAATTTGCTGTGCGGAACATTAACTCCAACTCAGGGCGACATCGCCTTATTAGCACAGCCGTTCTCCGCATTATCGAATCGACAGCGGGACAAGTTTAGAGCACGCAATATCGGCGTTGTTTTTCAACAGTTTAATCTTATTCCCTACCTTTCTGTGGCACAGAACATTAATGCGGCGGTGTATTTTGCAAGTACAAACGTCAGCAAGACAGCATCAGACGCAAAGCTTCGTCATTTACTGGACAAGCTACAGCTGCCTTCTCACGTGCTGCATGCGAAAGCTGACGCATTGAGTATTGGTCAGCAGCAGCGCGTTGCCATT
It contains:
- a CDS encoding ABC transporter ATP-binding protein; its protein translation is MNTINKNNSTHFQRNAVIKERNTAIEVSNLQFSYTKESTPIIDIKAWQVSQGEHVFLSGPSGSGKSTLLNLLCGTLTPTQGDIALLAQPFSALSNRQRDKFRARNIGVVFQQFNLIPYLSVAQNINAAVYFASTNVSKTASDAKLRHLLDKLQLPSHVLHAKADALSIGQQQRVAIARALINDPQLLIVDEPTSALDTDARDSFMSLLKDVAGESTMIFVSHDKAMESYFDRHCSISELSPSTNHIKTLGDEAPKAQERA